A genomic region of Trifolium pratense cultivar HEN17-A07 linkage group LG3, ARS_RC_1.1, whole genome shotgun sequence contains the following coding sequences:
- the LOC123912894 gene encoding mitogen-activated protein kinase 7-like, giving the protein MWKTLFEIDTKYCPIKPLGEGAYGVVCSFVNKETDEKVAIKKISNVFDHYVDSLRTLRELKLLRHVRHENVITLKDVMIPVQRTNFKDVYLVYELMDTDLHNIIKSSQPLSNDHCKFFMLQLLEGLNYLHSANILHRDLKPRNLLVNANCDLKICDFGLARTSQVDGESMTEYVVTRWYRAPELLLGCDNYGTSIDVWSVGCIFAEILGRKPIFPGKDFLDQIKLIVNVLGSQYESDLQFINNPKAKGFIKSLPYTKGTRFSRLYPEADPLAIDLLEKLLVFDPARRINVLEALQHPYLAELYDPCNPSSQVQVNLDIDENWDEQMIREMMWNEMIHYHPEAASDFT; this is encoded by the exons ATGTGGAAAACATTGTTTGAGATTGATACAAAGTATTGTCCAATCAAGCCTCTTGGCGAAGGAGCATATGGCGTGGTGTGCTCATTCGTCAATAAAGAGACAGATGAGAAAGTGGCAATTAAGAAGATTAGCAATGTGTTTGATCATTATGTTGATTCATTGAGAACTTTAAGGGAGCTGAAGCTGCTTAGACATGTTCGGCACGAGAATGTGATCACTTTGAAAGATGTTATGATTCCAGTCCAAAGAACAAATTTTAAGGATGTCTACTTGGTTTATGAACTCATGGATACAGATCTCCATAATATTATCAAGTCCTCTCAGCCACTTTCCAATGATCATTGCAAATTTTTCATGCTTCAG CTACTTGAAGGTCTTAACTATCTCCATTCTGCAAATATTCTTCACCGCGACTTGAAGCCTAGGAATCTGCTCGTCAATGCAAATTGTGATTTGAAGATATGTGACTTTGGGCTTGCTCGAACCAGTCAAGTTGATGGCGAGAGTATGACAGAGTATGTTGTCACACGTTGGTATCGTGCTCCAGAGCTTCTATTAGGATGTGACAATTATGGAACCTCCATCGATGTCTGGTCAGTAGGATGCATTTTTGCTGAAATTCTTGGTAGAAAGCCAATTTTCCCCGGAAAAGATTTTCTAGACCAAATTAAACTCATCGTAAATGTTCTTGGAAGCCAATATGAATCCGATCTTCAGTTTATCAATAATCCAAAAGCTAAGGGGTTTATCAAATCACTTCCCTATACAAAGGGGACACGGTTCTCTCGTCTATACCCAGAAGCAGACCCATTAGCTATAGATTTATTGGAAAAATTGCTTGTGTTTGATCCAGCAAGAAGAATAAATGTACTAGAAGCACTTCAACATCCGTATTTGGCTGAGCTTTATGATCCATGTAACCCTTCTTCTCAAGTTCAAGTCAATCTTGACATAGATGAAAATTGGGATGAACAAATGATCAGGGAAATGATGTGGAATGAAATGATACATTACCATCCTGAAGCTGCTTCTGACTTCACATAG
- the LOC123912895 gene encoding SKP1-like protein 1A gives MSSTKITLKSNDGEAFVIDEAVALASQTIKNMIKGGCVECGISLLNVNGEILGKVIEYCKKHVETVSSADELNAWDADFIKVDLVTLLQLVMAANDLNIKSLLDLTSLAAANMVKGTTPEFICQMFNSENDFSPEEEGPVRWEN, from the coding sequence ATGTCATCAACGAAGATCACCCTTAAGAGTAACGATGGTGAGGCCTTTGTGATCGATGAAGCGGTGGCGTTGGCATCACAAACTATCAAGAATATGATCAAAGGTGGATGTGTTGAATGTGGAATCTCTCTCCTTAATGTAAATGGCGAGATCTTAGGGAAGGTTATTGAGTATTGTAAGAAACATGTTGAGACTGTGAGTTCCGCCGATGAACTTAATGCTTGGGATGCTGATTTCATCAAGGTTGATCTGGTTACGCTCTTGCAACTCGTCATGGCTGCAAACGATTTAAACATCAAGAGCTTACTGGATCTTACATCCCTGGCTGCAGCAAATATGGTCAAGGGTACGACACCAGAGTTCATTTGCCAGATGTTCAATAGTGAGAATGATTTCAGTCCCGAGGAAGAGGGGCCGGTTCGTTGGGAAAATTAA